Proteins from a genomic interval of Pseudodesulfovibrio nedwellii:
- a CDS encoding indolepyruvate oxidoreductase subunit beta, producing MTDTKKIRIFMTGVGGQGTLTATTLLAQTILSQGLPVTSGEIHGMAQRGGVVESTVLIGCKSPKLGHGEADILLGFEPMETMRALPYLRKGGLVVSSTEFIPPLAVAMGNQECPTIDDIKKAVAACTDQAYYMANQTIGLEAGAVQSGNVAMLGALCAAGKLPFGPEALEAAIKANLPAKIQAVNLKALELGVKTLNA from the coding sequence ATGACCGATACCAAGAAAATTCGCATATTCATGACCGGCGTAGGTGGACAGGGAACCCTGACCGCTACGACCCTTCTCGCTCAGACCATACTCAGCCAGGGATTGCCCGTCACTTCCGGCGAGATTCACGGTATGGCCCAGCGCGGTGGCGTGGTCGAATCCACAGTGCTTATCGGTTGCAAGTCGCCCAAACTTGGGCATGGCGAAGCCGATATCCTGCTCGGATTCGAGCCCATGGAAACCATGCGAGCCTTGCCCTACCTGAGAAAAGGTGGCCTCGTGGTCTCATCTACCGAATTCATTCCGCCTCTGGCCGTGGCCATGGGCAATCAGGAATGTCCGACCATCGACGACATTAAAAAGGCTGTCGCCGCCTGCACTGACCAAGCATACTACATGGCAAACCAGACCATCGGCCTCGAAGCCGGTGCCGTCCAATCCGGCAACGTTGCCATGCTCGGCGCTTTGTGCGCGGCAGGCAAGTTGCCTTTCGGTCCTGAAGCGCTGGAAGCCGCCATCAAGGCGAACCTCCCGGCAAAGATTCAGGCCGTGAACCTCAAAGCATTGGAGCTTGGCGTTAAGACCCTTAACGCCTAG
- the iorA gene encoding indolepyruvate ferredoxin oxidoreductase subunit alpha, giving the protein MANPLLGDTPGETHLLLGNEAIVRGAIEAGIQVVSCYPGTPSSEVPDTFYRISPDGKYYFEYSVNEKVALEVAGGATLAGAMTLCTMKHVGVNVAADPLMTLCYTGAPGGIVLLSADDPGCHSSQNEQDNRIYARIAGMPILEPSTAQEAKDMTRDGLLLSKKHGAPLLLRTTTRVNHLRGAVEFGPAPDPGKPEGFKRNPSKFVPIPAFSRPMHLALLDRIEDLREEAEKSVYNTVTGSGELGIVCSGISSAYVADALENAGLADKVSVLQLGFPYPLPEKKCLDFIKSVKKVLVVEELEPLVENEFRVLAQKNEISIEILGKDVLPKFGEFSVTMVENVIRTILGEALAEACDCDLPELPGRPPNLCAGCPHRGTYFAAKKVFGDEAVYSSDIGCYTLGILPPLQAADFLVCMGSSISAGGGVAKASGQTVVAFIGDSTFFHSGLSGVANAVFNQHDILLVVLDNRTTAMTGHQPNPGVDRTILGENDHPLDIESAVRGLGVTEVRTVNPFNQKKTLAALEELKALSGVRVLIAKEPCPLFTRRVYKKVAPQVAYVAESCTGRFDCLDKLACPAMYKEGGKAAVNPMLCNGCMLCLQVCGHIKAKKRGS; this is encoded by the coding sequence ATGGCAAATCCGCTCTTGGGCGACACTCCCGGTGAAACCCACCTGCTGCTTGGTAACGAAGCCATTGTCCGTGGTGCCATTGAAGCTGGCATTCAGGTGGTTTCCTGCTACCCAGGCACTCCGTCCTCGGAAGTTCCCGATACATTCTATCGCATTTCCCCGGACGGCAAATACTATTTCGAGTACTCCGTCAACGAGAAGGTGGCCCTTGAGGTCGCCGGTGGCGCAACTCTGGCCGGAGCCATGACTCTGTGCACAATGAAGCACGTTGGCGTAAACGTAGCAGCTGATCCGCTCATGACACTCTGCTACACTGGTGCTCCCGGCGGCATAGTTTTGCTGTCCGCCGATGATCCGGGCTGTCATTCCAGCCAAAATGAACAGGACAATCGCATCTACGCACGCATCGCTGGCATGCCTATCCTGGAGCCGTCCACAGCTCAGGAAGCCAAAGACATGACCCGCGACGGCCTGCTTCTGTCGAAAAAACACGGCGCACCGCTGCTGCTTCGGACCACCACTCGCGTCAACCATCTTCGCGGTGCGGTTGAATTCGGCCCCGCTCCTGATCCGGGCAAGCCCGAAGGCTTCAAACGCAACCCATCGAAATTTGTTCCCATCCCGGCATTCTCCCGTCCCATGCATCTGGCACTGCTGGATCGCATTGAGGACCTCCGAGAAGAAGCCGAAAAATCCGTATACAACACTGTGACCGGCTCTGGCGAGTTGGGCATTGTCTGCTCTGGTATTTCCAGCGCATACGTTGCCGACGCTCTGGAAAACGCAGGCCTTGCCGACAAGGTCTCCGTCCTCCAACTTGGTTTCCCCTATCCTCTGCCTGAGAAAAAATGTCTGGACTTCATCAAGTCCGTAAAAAAAGTCCTGGTAGTCGAAGAACTGGAACCACTGGTAGAAAACGAATTCCGCGTACTGGCCCAGAAAAACGAAATATCCATCGAAATTCTCGGCAAAGACGTGTTGCCTAAATTCGGCGAATTTTCCGTCACCATGGTGGAAAATGTCATTCGCACAATTCTTGGCGAAGCACTGGCCGAGGCCTGTGACTGTGATCTGCCCGAACTGCCGGGCCGTCCGCCGAACCTTTGTGCCGGTTGCCCGCATCGCGGCACATACTTCGCGGCCAAAAAAGTTTTCGGCGACGAAGCCGTCTACTCTTCCGATATCGGCTGTTACACACTCGGAATTCTGCCCCCGCTTCAAGCGGCCGACTTCCTCGTTTGCATGGGATCTTCCATCTCCGCAGGCGGAGGCGTTGCCAAAGCATCCGGTCAGACCGTGGTCGCTTTCATCGGCGACTCCACGTTCTTCCATTCCGGCCTGAGCGGCGTGGCCAATGCGGTCTTCAATCAGCACGACATTCTCTTGGTCGTTCTGGATAACCGCACCACTGCCATGACCGGTCATCAACCAAACCCCGGCGTTGATCGCACTATCCTCGGCGAAAACGACCATCCGCTAGACATCGAGTCTGCTGTTCGCGGTCTGGGCGTCACCGAAGTGCGCACGGTCAATCCGTTCAATCAAAAAAAGACTCTGGCCGCCCTCGAAGAATTGAAGGCACTGTCTGGAGTACGCGTGCTCATCGCCAAAGAGCCGTGTCCCCTCTTCACTCGCCGAGTCTACAAGAAAGTTGCCCCGCAAGTGGCTTACGTCGCCGAATCCTGCACTGGCCGATTCGATTGTCTGGACAAGCTTGCTTGCCCTGCCATGTACAAGGAAGGCGGCAAGGCCGCAGTCAACCCAATGCTGTGCAACGGCTGTATGCTCTGCTTGCAGGTCTGCGGACATATCAAAGCCAAGAAGAGAGGCAGCTAA
- a CDS encoding tetratricopeptide repeat protein: MADNKTTQQEVLSDIESRAPQSMHPILEAAFKYQKQLILAVSVIIGVTAIYAGYNAYAAKAKATAQAELGVILVETRNKDQIEKLETLLSTVPASVKPAVVLEIAQASMTFGEYAKAVTYWGMLVGETNDDMQFTARMGKAKALLLEGKSADALTEMKELVGIASAAYTVPVYRQLALAAETAGDTVEALDAYKKIAEKDVADKPFIDYKISQLESK; this comes from the coding sequence ATGGCTGACAACAAGACCACACAACAAGAAGTGCTTTCTGACATCGAGTCCCGGGCACCGCAGTCCATGCACCCCATCCTCGAAGCCGCCTTCAAGTATCAAAAGCAGCTCATTCTCGCAGTCAGCGTCATCATTGGCGTGACCGCAATCTATGCGGGGTACAATGCTTATGCCGCCAAGGCCAAAGCAACGGCGCAGGCCGAACTCGGCGTCATTCTCGTTGAAACCCGAAATAAGGACCAGATTGAAAAACTGGAAACCCTGCTCAGCACTGTTCCCGCTTCCGTGAAGCCTGCTGTTGTTCTGGAAATTGCCCAAGCCAGCATGACTTTTGGCGAATACGCCAAAGCCGTGACTTACTGGGGCATGCTCGTTGGTGAAACCAATGACGACATGCAGTTCACCGCTCGGATGGGCAAGGCCAAAGCCCTCCTTCTTGAAGGTAAAAGTGCTGACGCTCTGACCGAAATGAAAGAATTAGTCGGCATCGCTTCCGCCGCATACACCGTGCCCGTCTATCGCCAGCTCGCTCTGGCAGCGGAAACAGCCGGTGACACTGTTGAAGCGTTGGACGCATACAAAAAAATCGCTGAAAAAGACGTCGCTGACAAACCGTTCATCGACTACAAGATTTCCCAGCTTGAATCCAAATAA
- a CDS encoding glutamate-5-semialdehyde dehydrogenase yields the protein MDIREQMVEMGKRAKAASRGLANASGKAKQDALLILADLLQSETEAIAVANKKDLDAAVERGLDKARVQRLTINEKVLNSMIQGCREVAAMADPVGEIESMTKRPNGMLVGRMRVPLGVVAMIYESRPNATVDAGILCLKAGNAVILRGGSEAFHSNKFLADLMHIALEQAGLPQDAVQVPPTTDREAVAEMLKLDEYIDVVIPRGGEGLIRAVTSQATMPVLKHYKGVCQMFADASCDINKAVPIIENSKMQYPSGCNALECLLVHKDVADVLLPKVAQAIGSKGVKFKACEKSLPLLGEFAESAVGDDWGFEFLDLILAVKVVDDLDEAMDYIAEYGSNHTESILSENYEHCMRFIREVDASLVVANASTRFNDGGQLGLGAEIGISTSKLHAYGPMGIKELTSAKFVLMGEGQIRE from the coding sequence ATGGATATTCGTGAACAAATGGTGGAAATGGGCAAACGTGCCAAAGCGGCGTCCCGAGGGCTGGCAAATGCCTCTGGCAAGGCTAAACAGGATGCTTTGCTGATTCTGGCTGACCTGTTGCAATCCGAGACTGAAGCCATCGCCGTTGCCAACAAGAAGGACCTTGATGCCGCCGTCGAAAGAGGATTGGACAAGGCCCGTGTACAGCGTTTGACCATTAATGAGAAGGTGCTTAATTCCATGATTCAGGGCTGCCGAGAGGTGGCTGCCATGGCTGATCCCGTGGGTGAAATTGAGTCCATGACCAAGCGCCCCAACGGTATGTTGGTTGGACGTATGCGTGTTCCTCTCGGTGTGGTCGCTATGATTTACGAATCCCGTCCCAATGCGACTGTGGATGCCGGTATTCTTTGCCTCAAGGCAGGGAACGCTGTCATACTGCGCGGTGGGTCCGAGGCGTTTCATTCCAATAAATTTTTGGCTGATCTCATGCACATTGCCTTGGAACAGGCCGGTCTGCCTCAGGACGCGGTGCAGGTGCCGCCCACCACGGACCGTGAAGCCGTGGCCGAGATGCTCAAGCTTGATGAATATATTGATGTGGTTATTCCGCGCGGTGGAGAAGGTCTCATTCGTGCCGTGACCAGTCAGGCCACCATGCCTGTTCTCAAACATTACAAGGGCGTGTGTCAGATGTTTGCGGACGCTTCCTGCGATATCAATAAGGCAGTGCCTATCATTGAGAATTCCAAGATGCAGTACCCCAGCGGTTGCAATGCGTTGGAATGCCTGCTTGTTCATAAAGATGTGGCTGACGTTTTGTTGCCCAAGGTAGCTCAGGCCATCGGCTCCAAGGGTGTGAAGTTCAAGGCGTGCGAAAAGTCTCTGCCGCTCTTGGGGGAATTTGCTGAATCCGCTGTTGGCGATGATTGGGGTTTTGAGTTCTTGGATCTGATTCTGGCCGTGAAGGTCGTGGATGATCTGGATGAGGCCATGGACTATATCGCGGAATATGGTTCCAATCATACCGAATCAATTTTGTCAGAGAACTATGAACACTGCATGCGTTTCATTCGTGAAGTGGACGCCTCGTTGGTCGTGGCCAATGCAAGTACCCGATTCAATGACGGTGGTCAGCTTGGTCTTGGTGCCGAGATCGGTATTTCTACCTCCAAGCTTCATGCGTATGGCCCAATGGGTATCAAGGAATTGACGAGTGCTAAGTTTGTGCTCATGGGTGAAGGTCAGATTCGCGAATAA
- a CDS encoding nicotinate-nicotinamide nucleotide adenylyltransferase — MKIGILGGSFNPIHTGHVRMAVEVCEQLELDRVDLVPAKEPPHKNGADMLPFKLRLDMVDRAIGDIPGLGANPIEGRRSGPSFTCDTLTCYRSEQPETEFHFILGASTFLELPDWRRGLDIPNMASLVVVNRWEAAGEVTGFINTHWPNAVQEELGLWQFPEGHSIRLLGIPRLDIKGGHLRRCWLERRCLSLLVPPGVEALLEERADEIEQYWGIRS; from the coding sequence GTGAAAATTGGTATTCTCGGCGGGAGTTTCAATCCGATCCACACTGGGCACGTTCGTATGGCTGTTGAAGTCTGCGAACAGCTTGAATTGGACCGAGTGGATTTGGTTCCGGCCAAAGAGCCACCGCATAAGAACGGTGCTGACATGCTGCCTTTCAAGCTGCGTCTTGATATGGTCGACCGGGCTATCGGTGATATTCCCGGATTGGGGGCTAACCCTATTGAGGGCCGGCGTTCCGGGCCTTCCTTTACCTGTGACACGCTGACTTGTTATCGTTCAGAACAGCCGGAAACCGAATTTCATTTTATTCTTGGCGCATCCACGTTTTTGGAACTGCCTGACTGGCGGCGAGGATTGGATATACCCAATATGGCATCTTTGGTGGTGGTCAACCGATGGGAGGCTGCTGGCGAGGTGACTGGATTTATCAATACGCATTGGCCCAATGCCGTTCAGGAAGAGCTTGGACTGTGGCAGTTCCCTGAAGGCCACTCCATTCGACTTTTGGGTATTCCCCGGCTGGATATTAAAGGTGGACACCTTCGCCGGTGTTGGTTGGAGAGACGGTGTTTGAGTCTGCTTGTGCCTCCGGGGGTGGAAGCGTTGCTGGAAGAGCGGGCGGATGAGATCGAACAGTATTGGGGCATTCGTTCGTAA
- a CDS encoding glycosyltransferase family 9 protein, producing MQLSSDTTPKLVFRLGHMGDVALTTGVLSHWHETRGDTFIFLTRKGNAPLLENHPAIKEVVEFSNDQLKTGPWFTVAGELSSYFKGQTLIDLHGTLRSRILSARWKGPVIRYPKFGLNRRLYDRTRAERFRVQLEKTTVPQRYSMALDSTPPAAHDLVPRIYLTNEERTAASTRLDAIGLSGPLIGLHPYATHPAKQWPKEHWLRLMKLLNANNLGWFVIGRNTEKILAENNHDLTNQTDLRETSALLAQAQILVTGDSGPMHLACGVDTPVAAIFGPTARAWGFYPAGLKDRVIEQPLDCRPCSLHGAKPCPFGFECMTSTTPESVMQNIHAMLNDTH from the coding sequence ATGCAATTGTCTTCCGACACCACACCGAAACTTGTTTTCCGCCTCGGCCACATGGGTGATGTAGCGCTAACCACCGGCGTACTGTCACATTGGCATGAAACGCGGGGGGATACTTTTATTTTTCTGACCCGTAAAGGGAACGCCCCCTTGCTGGAGAATCACCCCGCCATCAAAGAGGTTGTGGAATTCTCCAATGACCAACTCAAGACCGGGCCATGGTTCACTGTCGCAGGCGAACTGTCCAGCTATTTCAAAGGACAGACTCTCATAGACCTACACGGCACCCTGCGTTCGCGCATTCTTTCCGCGCGATGGAAAGGCCCTGTCATTCGCTATCCAAAATTCGGCTTGAACCGACGGCTCTATGATCGCACACGCGCTGAGCGTTTCCGGGTGCAGCTTGAAAAAACTACAGTCCCACAACGGTACAGCATGGCCCTCGACAGCACACCGCCAGCAGCACACGATCTGGTACCACGCATTTACCTGACAAATGAAGAACGCACCGCCGCATCCACCCGTCTCGATGCTATTGGACTGTCCGGGCCACTCATTGGCCTGCACCCCTACGCCACGCACCCGGCCAAACAATGGCCCAAAGAGCACTGGCTACGGCTTATGAAATTGTTAAATGCAAATAATCTAGGATGGTTCGTCATTGGCCGAAACACTGAAAAAATTCTGGCCGAGAATAACCACGATCTGACAAATCAGACAGATCTGCGGGAAACCAGCGCACTGCTCGCCCAAGCTCAAATACTCGTGACCGGCGACTCCGGCCCCATGCATCTGGCGTGTGGTGTAGACACACCCGTGGCCGCTATCTTCGGCCCCACAGCACGTGCCTGGGGATTCTATCCGGCAGGTCTCAAAGACCGAGTCATCGAACAGCCGCTCGACTGCCGACCATGCTCTCTGCATGGTGCCAAACCCTGTCCTTTCGGATTTGAATGCATGACTAGCACAACACCGGAAAGCGTCATGCAAAACATTCACGCCATGCTCAACGACACCCATTAA
- a CDS encoding hemolysin family protein translates to MLELVLAVGVAVFVSMFCSVAEAALYSMSWADIEKLKDSGSKSAALLHKLRFNVDEPITAILTLNTCAHTAGAAVAGWAWANLYGKETLWLFTVAFTVIILIFTEILPKTLGVVYSDRIAPPLARPLLGLVWIFKPVIAVMSVLSKAMHKKNAGPDHTEDDIRAIVSLTRRSGVIKPYEEQSIRNILSLDSKTVERIMTPRTVVFSLSADMTVAEARESHPTWPHSRIPVFDDDPEEIVGVVYRRLVLEALADDRDDLKLSDIMRPVRFVLETVTLDKLLVQFLGSRMHLCVVLDEYGGVAGVVTLEDVLEEILGSEIVDETDQVVDMRELARMQRDELTGSRPKSTEKEKK, encoded by the coding sequence ATGCTTGAACTTGTACTCGCCGTTGGCGTGGCTGTCTTTGTCTCCATGTTCTGCTCGGTAGCAGAAGCCGCACTGTATTCCATGAGCTGGGCCGATATTGAAAAGCTCAAGGATAGCGGAAGCAAGTCGGCGGCATTGCTTCATAAACTTCGTTTCAATGTGGACGAACCAATCACCGCCATTTTGACGCTTAACACCTGTGCACATACTGCTGGTGCAGCTGTGGCCGGTTGGGCGTGGGCCAATTTATATGGTAAAGAGACGCTTTGGCTCTTTACAGTCGCCTTTACAGTAATTATTCTCATCTTCACAGAGATCCTGCCAAAGACGCTTGGCGTGGTGTATTCTGATCGTATTGCACCGCCGCTGGCTCGCCCATTGCTGGGGTTGGTCTGGATATTTAAACCCGTGATTGCGGTCATGAGTGTTTTGTCCAAGGCTATGCATAAGAAGAATGCAGGGCCTGATCACACGGAAGATGACATCAGGGCTATTGTCAGCCTGACCCGTCGGTCTGGAGTGATCAAGCCGTATGAGGAGCAGTCCATCCGTAATATCCTGTCGCTGGATTCCAAGACAGTTGAGCGGATAATGACCCCTCGTACAGTGGTTTTTTCATTGTCTGCAGATATGACTGTCGCCGAGGCTCGGGAGTCACATCCCACATGGCCGCACAGTCGTATACCTGTGTTTGATGATGATCCGGAGGAAATTGTAGGCGTTGTCTATCGGCGGTTGGTGCTTGAGGCGCTGGCCGACGACAGGGACGACCTGAAATTGTCGGATATCATGCGTCCGGTTCGTTTTGTGCTCGAAACAGTTACCTTGGACAAGTTGTTGGTACAGTTTCTGGGAAGCCGTATGCATTTGTGTGTGGTCCTTGATGAGTACGGAGGAGTGGCCGGTGTGGTGACGCTCGAAGATGTACTCGAAGAAATTTTGGGTAGTGAAATAGTTGACGAGACCGATCAGGTGGTGGATATGCGTGAACTCGCACGAATGCAGCGGGATGAACTCACCGGCAGTCGGCCCAAGTCAACTGAGAAAGAGAAGAAATAA
- a CDS encoding cytochrome c maturation protein CcmE, whose translation MAKSSNKVVYGVALALFLGGLGYLIFSGLTEDSVYFLNVSEALAEDRTQIGQARLFGKVSPKNLEIVDGKLGASFDLLDKVEHAKSLRVRYKGALPDTFKEDVEVIVEGTFSSDGEVFVARTLVTKCPSKYEEQSKKMEKSS comes from the coding sequence ATGGCGAAAAGTTCCAATAAAGTCGTATACGGAGTTGCCTTGGCATTGTTTCTGGGTGGTCTCGGGTATCTTATCTTTTCCGGTCTGACTGAAGATTCGGTATACTTCCTTAATGTGTCCGAGGCGTTGGCTGAAGATCGGACACAGATTGGACAGGCTCGTCTGTTTGGTAAGGTATCACCAAAAAATCTGGAAATCGTGGATGGCAAGCTCGGGGCCAGTTTTGACCTCCTCGACAAGGTCGAGCATGCCAAGTCCCTGCGAGTCCGATATAAAGGCGCTTTGCCGGATACCTTCAAGGAAGATGTTGAAGTCATAGTAGAAGGGACTTTTTCGTCTGATGGCGAAGTCTTTGTCGCACGGACTTTGGTGACAAAGTGTCCTTCCAAGTATGAAGAGCAAAGTAAGAAAATGGAAAAAAGTAGTTAG
- a CDS encoding heme lyase CcmF/NrfE family subunit: protein MHLTGYVGLLFSLLAFLFLAGFAGVAAWRQNKDSLVFIERGQLLASGGVIFSTLILMVGLTSRDYSFRYVYDNVDNALSFVYTLTALWGGREGSLLFWELIIAVSGMILVTTPSYKSFSDDTKLYFWMFFLAIQGFFLLLLTGWSNPFIEIIPAPTDGRGLNPLLRNPGMIFHPPLLFLGFALYAIPACAALAASIAGEEKSWITVTRNWNILSWVFLTAGIVLGAWWSYMELGWGGYWAWDPVENASLIPWFAGTAVLHTSIIESRRNALQRTNVFLMSLTFILCIFSTYLTRSGVIDSLHSFGESGVAKPLFWSMMIGLFVTFMVTFLSKRLTHRSLSDFLSRQGMLVIAAWFLLALGMVVTLGTMWPVISQVWTDKPLGLDAHFYNRVCLPFMSCLVLIFCYCPWLGWKGGIRNLKGFIGVSAVLAVSFVGFYLSGMTNVLAALTAAASVAAIFGMVMLFVLYPSMRRTRQSWGAYGIHLGLVLIALGIAFSGPYKIEQEVVLAKGESMIIDDYTLTFTDLVQDGDVGDIKLRATATLEVFEDGKLMGIMMPDKRIYRNFERQQFAEVSTLPSLGDELYATLLGLTEDDKASFKVSVNPLINWIWIGGTLMSILAFLLLRRMPRPGEGR from the coding sequence ATGCATCTGACCGGATATGTCGGTTTGCTTTTTTCACTGCTCGCGTTTCTTTTTCTCGCAGGATTTGCCGGGGTCGCAGCGTGGCGACAGAATAAAGACTCCTTGGTCTTCATCGAACGCGGGCAACTTCTGGCTTCCGGGGGTGTGATTTTTTCAACGTTGATTCTGATGGTCGGTTTGACCTCCAGAGATTATTCGTTCCGCTATGTCTATGACAATGTGGATAACGCGCTATCCTTCGTTTATACCCTCACGGCTTTGTGGGGCGGACGCGAGGGATCGTTACTTTTCTGGGAATTGATTATCGCTGTTTCCGGTATGATTTTGGTGACCACGCCGAGTTACAAGTCCTTCAGTGACGACACCAAATTGTATTTCTGGATGTTCTTTTTGGCTATTCAGGGGTTCTTTTTGCTCCTGCTCACAGGCTGGTCCAATCCATTCATTGAGATTATCCCGGCACCGACTGATGGGCGCGGTTTGAATCCGCTTTTGCGTAACCCTGGCATGATCTTCCATCCGCCATTGTTGTTTCTTGGTTTCGCCTTGTATGCCATTCCGGCGTGTGCGGCGTTGGCTGCTTCCATCGCGGGTGAAGAGAAATCCTGGATTACCGTGACTCGTAACTGGAACATTCTGTCCTGGGTATTCCTGACCGCAGGTATCGTGCTCGGTGCATGGTGGTCTTATATGGAATTGGGCTGGGGTGGTTATTGGGCATGGGATCCGGTTGAAAACGCTTCGTTGATCCCATGGTTTGCAGGGACCGCCGTGCTGCATACGTCCATCATCGAATCTCGTCGTAACGCCTTGCAGCGCACCAACGTCTTTCTCATGTCCTTGACGTTTATCTTGTGTATTTTTTCGACCTACTTGACCCGGTCCGGTGTTATTGACTCTCTGCATTCATTTGGGGAATCCGGTGTCGCCAAGCCGTTGTTTTGGTCCATGATGATCGGGCTGTTTGTGACGTTCATGGTCACTTTTTTGTCCAAGCGTCTGACCCATCGTAGCTTGTCCGATTTCTTGAGTCGACAGGGTATGCTGGTTATCGCGGCTTGGTTCCTGCTTGCTTTGGGCATGGTTGTCACTTTGGGAACCATGTGGCCGGTTATCAGTCAGGTTTGGACCGACAAGCCGCTTGGTCTTGATGCCCATTTTTATAATCGGGTCTGCCTGCCGTTCATGTCGTGTCTTGTGCTTATCTTCTGCTACTGTCCGTGGCTTGGTTGGAAGGGAGGCATCCGCAACCTGAAGGGCTTCATCGGTGTCTCTGCCGTGTTGGCTGTCAGTTTTGTCGGGTTCTACCTGTCAGGCATGACGAATGTTCTGGCTGCTTTGACCGCAGCCGCCTCTGTCGCTGCAATTTTCGGCATGGTCATGCTGTTTGTTCTTTATCCGTCCATGCGGAGAACGCGTCAGTCCTGGGGAGCCTACGGCATCCATCTCGGTTTGGTACTCATCGCTCTTGGTATTGCTTTTTCCGGTCCGTACAAGATTGAACAGGAAGTTGTTTTGGCCAAGGGCGAGTCCATGATTATTGACGACTATACGCTTACCTTTACTGATCTGGTGCAGGATGGCGATGTCGGTGATATCAAGTTGCGCGCTACTGCCACGCTTGAGGTTTTCGAAGACGGCAAACTCATGGGTATCATGATGCCGGACAAACGTATTTATCGGAATTTCGAGCGGCAGCAGTTCGCCGAGGTGTCCACTCTTCCCAGCCTCGGAGACGAACTGTACGCCACGTTGCTCGGTTTGACCGAGGACGACAAGGCCAGCTTCAAGGTCAGCGTTAACCCGCTCATCAACTGGATCTGGATTGGTGGGACGCTCATGAGCATTCTCGCTTTCCTGTTGCTTCGGCGTATGCCTCGACCCGGCGAGGGCCGATAG
- the ccmA gene encoding heme ABC exporter ATP-binding protein CcmA produces the protein MANAPLLSVKRVAKFFGSKLVFKEVSCDVVPGEILLVAGHNGAGKSTLMRIMAGLSKPSAGEVSLNVEPEDSAYLGHATFIYPGLSALENLKFWGSMYGLSPSREKLIELLKRVGLERAAEEKAGSFSRGMAQRLNLARIYLVEPKLIFLDEPGTGLDPRSLAKLRSEITGLRDKGVSVIWISHQVADDTKLADKVLALGGRKVEYFGPASEYVVEATC, from the coding sequence ATGGCGAACGCGCCCCTGCTCTCTGTGAAGCGGGTTGCCAAGTTTTTTGGCAGCAAACTCGTGTTCAAGGAAGTTTCCTGCGATGTTGTACCGGGTGAAATCCTGCTCGTGGCTGGACATAACGGCGCAGGCAAATCAACGCTCATGCGCATCATGGCCGGGTTGTCCAAACCGTCAGCCGGAGAAGTCTCTTTGAACGTGGAACCGGAAGATTCCGCCTATCTTGGACATGCCACTTTCATTTATCCGGGTTTGTCGGCCTTGGAAAATTTGAAATTCTGGGGTTCCATGTATGGGCTGTCGCCGTCCCGTGAAAAACTTATTGAGTTGCTTAAACGGGTTGGATTGGAACGTGCGGCTGAAGAGAAAGCCGGTTCCTTTTCGCGAGGCATGGCCCAGCGGCTCAATTTGGCGCGTATCTATCTTGTGGAGCCGAAACTCATTTTCCTTGATGAGCCCGGTACAGGGCTCGACCCTCGCTCCTTGGCAAAACTTAGGAGTGAGATAACCGGATTGCGCGACAAGGGCGTCAGTGTGATCTGGATCAGTCATCAAGTGGCTGATGATACGAAACTTGCCGATAAGGTCCTCGCGTTGGGTGGCAGAAAAGTGGAATATTTTGGTCCGGCATCCGAGTACGTGGTGGAGGCAACATGTTGA